A DNA window from Fusarium fujikuroi IMI 58289 draft genome, chromosome FFUJ_chr11 contains the following coding sequences:
- a CDS encoding related to laccase precursor, which translates to MDEIKSPWVKEDERDGEGTWFLGDEAALKSEQAVEKASSRTKTPKGKGLMIFVAVAGLISIILLAAVTLNLQAKSSTHKETHPKPSQPSKPAPTPETIKHQEPIPSTPQLRDTKQYILSSSWDVNSPPTTREYFWTINDAVLNPDGVFRPMVLINNQYPGPLVECNEGDTIIVHVENKAVNATAIHFHGMFQNGTNNMDGTVGITQCAIAPNSNFTYKFDVKGQQGTYWYHAHHSAQASDGLLGPMIVHSKKEKDLQKMDYATDRVVMVQDHYHNLTSELLMEYLAPDQENNEPVPDNGLINGRNVRDCEDFKGWACNTTDIAIPTIDLEAGKRHRLRIINVGAFAEFQIQFDEHPFYVTEVDGTDVHPEPIHRVNVLPAQRYSVVLETNVTTASTFWMRARMVTHCFKNKNERLQSETRAIVRYTGKDEKTASEEPMSKEWPDAIEVICRDLNTTALRPVEVVSPPPADEVIILRANFEIGDWRLARGFFNESTWHANATHPSLHRFLDSGLQSTSAKNPIAINEKVFERPKEFVLETTGIRTIDISINNFDDGAHPFHLHGHKFFVLLQGRDGYPPSAADLPEYLESHGLLENPLRRDTLTVEGYAWAVIRVVLDNPGLWAFHCHNTWHAESGMLMQMLVRPEVMKGWKVGDEERGMCSREGVMKGMRPDDSIWFGQFR; encoded by the coding sequence ATGGATGAGATCAAATCGCCTTGGgtgaaggaggatgagagagaTGGTGAGGGGACGTGGttccttggtgatgaggctgcTTTGAAGTCAGAGCAAGCGGTCGAGAAAGCTTCATCGAGgaccaaaacaccaaaaggcAAGGGCTTGATGATATTCGTCGCTGTAGCTGGTCTCATTTCAATTATCCTCTTGGCTGCAGTCACTCTCAACCTCCAGGCCAAGTCCTCAACCCACAAAGAAACGCATCCAAAACCCTCTCAGCCAAGCAAACCAGCTCCAACGCCAGAGACAatcaaacaccaagaaccaATCCCCTCAACACCTCAACTCCGCGATACAAAACAATACATTCTCTCCTCATCATGGGACGTCAACTCCCCTCCAACCACTAGAGAGTATTTCTGGACCATCAACGACGCCGTTCTCAATCCCGATGGCGTCTTCAGACCAAtggttctcatcaacaatcaatATCCCGGACCTCTCGTTGAGTGCAACGAAGGCGATACCATTATCGTCCATGTTGAGAACAAGGCCGTCAATGCGACTGCTATTCATTTCCACGGCATGTTTCAGAACGGCACGAATAATATGGATGGAACAGTTGGCATTACTCAGTGCGCCATCGCGCCAAACTCAAACTTTACTTATAAATTTGATGTCAAGGGCCAGCAGGGCACGTATTGGTATCATGCGCATCATAGCGCACAAGCGTCCGATGGATTGCTTGGGCCGATGATTGTTCACtccaagaaggaaaaagacCTGCAGAAGATGGATTACGCGACTGATAGAGTTGTTATGGTTCAGGATCACTACCATAACCTGACATCAGAGCTTTTGATGGAGTATCTTGCTCCAGATCAGGAAAACAACGAGCCGGTACCAGATAACGGTCTTATCAATGGGCGGAATGTTCGCGATTGTGAGGACTTTAAGGGTTGGGCGTGTAACACTACGGACATCGCGATACCGACGATAGATCTTGAAGCTGGGAAGCGTCATAGACTGCGCATCATCAACGTCGGCGCCTTTGCAGAGTTTCAGATCCAATTCGACGAGCACCCATTCTACGTCACTGAAGTCGATGGCACAGACGTTCATCCTGAACCAATCCATCGAGTAAATGTCCTTCCAGCACAGCGGTATAGCGTGGTGCTTGAGACAAACGTTACAACGGCTTCGACGTTCTGGATGAGAGCTAGGATGGTGACGCACtgcttcaagaacaagaatgaACGTCTTCAGTCTGAAACGAGGGCCATCGTCCGGTATACTGGCAAGGACGAGAAGACAGCTTCTGAAGAGCCAATGAGCAAGGAATGGCCTGATGCGATTGAGGTCATCTGTCGCGATCTGAACACCACCGCCCTTCGACCTGTTGAAGTTGTATCACCACCTCCAGCAGACGAAGTCATCATTCTTCGTGCAAATTTTGAGATAGGAGATTGGCGCTTGGCAAGAGGGTTCTTCAATGAATCGACTTGGCATGCTAACGCAACGCATCCCTCTTTACATCGATTCCTCGACAGTGGATTACAGAGTACGTCTGCCAAGAATCCCATCGCCATCAATGAGAAGGTGTTTGAACGCCCGAAGGAATTTGTGTTGGAAACAACTGGCATTCGAACAATCGACATCTCTATCAACAACTTCGACGACGGAGCTCACCCCTTCCATCTCCACGGCCATAAATTCTTCGTCCTCCTACAAGGCCGAGATGGCTATCCGCCCAGCGCAGCAGATCTACCAGAGTACCTAGAATCACACGGCTTATTGGAAAACCCACTACGGAGAGATACACTTACAGTCGAGGGATATGCTTGGGCTGTTATTCGAGTTGTATTAGATAATCCGGGTTTATGGGCATTTCACTGTCATAATACTTGGCATGCTGAGTCTGGAATGTTGATGCAGATGTTGGTGAGGCCGGAGGTCATGAAGGGTTGgaaggttggtgatgaggagaggGGGATGTGTAGTAGGGAGGGTGTTATGAAAGGGATGAGGCCGGATGATAGCATTTGGTTTGGACAGTTCAGGTGA
- a CDS encoding related to acid phosphatase Pho610, with protein sequence MLFQTATLLAVAGLALGHSYEPPKEHKQHKHETGWETSYTATGTAEVAAAAATAKTSSPTSKVKGKAFDRIAIIYFENENYEKAFGDPNFTWLRKKGITLENYFGVTHPSEPNYMAAIAGDYFGMQNDDFNRNPRNVSTVIDLLEHRGISWGLYQEDMPYSGFEGFSWVNHQNGKNDYVRKHNPAVLHDSIATSEQRLSQIKNLSLVDTEKSVFHKDLKENKLPQWMFITPNMTSDGHDTSVTVAGQWARTFLEPLLEDKHFMQNTLVLVTWDENETYARQNHILGILLGDAVPKHLVGTSDNSFYNHYSEIATVSANWGLDTLGRWDVGANVFKLVAQKTGDKIRKWKSHKLDSYFWNASYAGPFNTNGGNKEYVAPNLDLEHSFSGRKIFEPIRKEWKKSKNPTYYKDTIEVNDGLNPPKGYEPAKST encoded by the exons ATGCTCTTCCAAACTGCTACCCTCTTGGCCGTCGCTGGTCTGGCCCTCGGACACTCTTATGAGCCTCCCAAGGAGCATAAGCAGCACAAGCATGAGACTGGCTGGGAGACTAGCTACACTGCCACCGGCACCGCTGAagtcgctgctgctgctgcgactGCCAAGACCAGCAGTCCTACTTCCAAGGTGAAGGGCAAGGCATTTGATCGCATTGCCATCATTTACTTTGAGAATGAGAACTACGAGAAGGCTTTCGGTGACC CCAACTTTACTTGGCTCCGCAAGAAGGGTATCACTCTAGAGAACTACTTCGGAGTGACCCATCCCTCTGAGCCAAACTACATGGCCGCCATTGCAGGTGACTACTTTGGCATGCAGAATGACGACTTCAACCGCAACCCGCGCAACGTCTCTACTGTGATTGATCTACTCGAGCACCGCGGCATCTCCTGGGGTCTGTACCAAGAAGACATGCCCTACTCTGGCTTCGAGGGCTTCTCCTGGGTGAACCACCAGAACGGCAAGAATGACTACGTTCGCAAGCACAACCCAGCTGTTCTCCACGACAGCATCGCTACCTCTGAGCAGCGTCTTTCTCAGATCAAGAATCTCTCGCTCGTCGATACCGAGAAGTCCGTTTTCCATaaggatctcaaggagaacaagcttCCTCAGTGGATGTTCATCACCCCCAACATGACTTCCGACGGACACGACACTTCCGTTACTGTTGCTGGTCAGTGGGCTCGTACTTTCCTCGAGCCCCTTCTCGAGGACAAGCACTTTATGCAAAAcactcttgttcttgtcacaTGGGATGAGAACGAGACCTACGCTCGTCAAAACCACATTCTCGGCATCCTTCTCGGCGACGCAGTCCCCAAGCATCTCGTCGGAACCAGTGACAACAGCTTCTACAACCACTACTCTGAGATCGCCACCGTCTCCGCGAACTGGGGTCTCGATACCCTTGGCCGCTGGGACGTGGGCGCCAACGTGTTCAAGCTGGTTGCGCAAAAGACGGGCGACAAGATCCGAAAGTGGAAGTCTCACAAGCTGGACAGCTACTTCTGGAACGCCTCGTATGCCGGTCCTTTCAACACTAACGGTGGAAACAAGGAGTATGTTGCCCCCAACTTGGATCTCGAGCATAGTTTCTCTGGACGCAAGATCTTTGAGCCTATTCGTaaggagtggaagaagagcaagaatcCTACTTACTACAAGGATACTATTGAGGTTAACGATGGACTTAACCCCCCTAAGGGTTATGAGCCTGCCAAGTCTACCTAG
- a CDS encoding related to proposed vacuolar iron transport protein → MKSSQSPAFKRFLSDFTLGFSDGLTVPFALTAGLSSLGKTDTVITGGLAELCAGSISMGIGGYLAARDECAPCKPRNKDLENLRESYERNSESDCMVEQSEKIQMQAEELVRQHLEPLDLPSSTVTTILNTIQQEPSDLQRVVSRLNTLKDDVSPSQPTPQSPILSGLSISLGYTIGGIIPLFPYFFTSTVGLGLQWSSCLCLLVLFAFGAGKSYILQTGDASMRSWMIEGFQMLILGALAAIAAVACVTWVGAN, encoded by the coding sequence ATGAAGTCATCACAGAGTCCAGCATTCAAACGCTTCCTATCTGACTTTACACTCGGTTTCTCAGATGGACTTACAGTACCTTTCGCCCTGACGGCTGGGCTCAGCTCGCTTGGAAAGACGGATACTGTCATCACTGGCGGATTGGCAGAGTTATGCGCTGGCAGCATCAGTATGGGAATTGGAGGATATCTCGCAGCACGAGACGAATGCGCACCTTGCAAACCCAGGAACAAAGACTTGGAGAATTTAAGGGAGAGCTACGAAAGGAATAGCGAAAGCGACTGCATGGTTGAACAATCCGAGAAGATCCAGATGCAAGCGGAGGAGCTGGTACGGCAACACCTCGAGCCTTTGGACCTCCCGAGTTCAACAGTCACGACAATCCTCAACACGATTCAACAAGAGCCCTCAGATCTCCAACGCGTTGTATCACGCTTAAACACGTTAAAAGATGACGTATCGCCGTCACAACCAACACCTCAGTCGCCAATTTTATCTGGCCTCTCGATATCGCTAGGCTACACCATCGGCGGCATCATTCCCTTATTTCCCTACTTCTTCACCAGCACAGTCGGCCTCGGTCTTCAATGGAGCTCTTGTCTCTGTCTGTTGGTATTATTTGCCTTTGGAGCTGGAAAGAGCTACATCCTACAAACAGGAGATGCATCAATGCGGTCGTGGATGATCGAAGGGTTTCAAATGTTGATCCTGGGTGCTTTGGCTGCAATAGCAGCTGTGGCGTGTGTCACCTGGGTTGGAGCAAATTGA